The Brachyspira sp. SAP_772 genome includes a window with the following:
- the saoC gene encoding Cys-Cys-COOH (seleno)protein SaoC gives INNKELYKEYIKKYSDXELLTFLEGDLNGDNINDLIIIYKESEYSNKLIGIYKDSNKILMTXPIPAPIENYTIKFYNIDEKVPNEILVSGKKGASIGFXVYRLENGELISLFENGMEKCC, from the coding sequence ATAAATAATAAAGAGCTTTATAAAGAGTATATAAAAAAATATTCTGATAAKGAGTTATTAACTTTTTTGGAAGGAGATTTGAACGGAGATAATATAAATGATTTAATAATAATATATAAAGAATCTGAATACTCAAACAAATTAATTGGTATATACAAAGATTCTAATAAAATATTAATGACCKCTCCAATACCAGCACCTATAGAAAATTAYACAATCAAATTTTATAACATAGATGAAAAAGTGCCAAATGAAATTTTAGTGTCTGGTAAAAAGGGAGCTAGTATAGGTTTTKCTGTTTATAGACTTGAAAATGGAGAATTAATAAGCTTATTTGAAAACGGCATGGAAAAATGCTGCTAA